Within the Prevotella scopos JCM 17725 genome, the region TTAATAGCAGCAGAAGGATAAAAGCCTTTATCTTTCTGAGAATCTTTTGTTGAATTATTGCTATTGTTATAATAATTAAAATTCATATATTCAAACCTGATTCCCATACTTATATCCCAGTGTGTGCCAAAAGTTTTTTCATATTCAGAGAAAATAGAATATAGCTGTTGTTTAGCCACATTGGAAGTAGGTAATAAGCTATTTTGCAAGGTTGTACCATCAAGTATTGAATAACGATTTTTATTTGTAGTAAATGCCCCATCTGTTCCAGATATCAAAGTCCCACCAAACAAAGGACTTATTACCTTTGCACGATATGCATATAGCATATTATTACTATGATTCTTTGAATGGATTTCCTCGCTTTTAAGAGAATACTCTTGGTTACTCTCATTAGATGAATTCATATAATCAAAATCAACCTTTAGATATGCCTCTTTTGTAAAATAATAAGAGAAATAACTATTTATATAATGACTGTATATTACAGATTTCCTTTTATCGTTTGAGATAAAATCTTTAAGATGTCCCATATATTTAACTTCAACATAATCATTAGTTGTGAAAGTTTCATTAGGTAAAGATGTATACTTATATATAGCACCCATAGCCAACTTATCTCTATGTTCGTAATTAAGCCCTACTGAGCCATTCCAAGAGAAAGCGTTTGTTTGCATATCTATGTTCTCATTTACCTGCTGAGTTAAAAAACTTCGATTTGAGAGCTGCTTAGCTTCTGATGATGTTCGATTATATCGTAAATCCGCAAAAAAAATCAAATTCATTCTTGCGATATTTTATGTTTAGTCCACTATAATGAGACAAATTACGTTCCAAACTTAAACCTGCATTAGCCAAACAGCCAAATCCTTCTCCTATGGGTTTTGATGTGATTATTTTTATCACAGCACTTATCGTAGCATCATATTCAGCTCCAGGATTGGTTATGATTTCTACTCGCTTTATATCAGAAGAATTTATTTGATTCAATTCGCTTAGATTACGCACCAATCTATTATTGATAAAGATTAAAGGCTTTCCTTTACCCAAAACACTAATATTTCCATTCTTGTTTATAATAAAGGGAAGATGAGATAACACATCTAAACCATTACCAAGTTTAGCCAATGGTCCAGAAGCTATATTTGCAATAATACCTTTTGCTGTATGTAAGTAGGTTCTTCCTTTTACTACAACTTCTTTTAAAAGGCTTTCATTGGGCTGTAAGAAGAAATTATATAAGGTGTCTTCAGGTACTATTTCCCTAAATTGAGTATTGCAGCCAATGTAACTTACCTTTATAATACCATTGGTTATGGTGTTTGGAATTATAAACATGCCCAAAGAGTCCGTAGTGGTTCCTGTTATAAAAGCACTATCAGATACGGAAAGAAGAGTAACATTTACAAACTCCATAGGTAAATTACTATCTTTTTCTCTTACTATTCCTTTTATTTGTGCAAAAGTACAAAGTGAAAGCATAAGAAATTTTATAATTAATATGCTTCGTCTATTATTATTAGTATTCATAATTTCTTTTGTTTCCTTAATTCCGCAGCGTAAAATCTTTTAAGAACTCCAAGTGCCTGAGAAACAATATCCTCAAAACACTTGGATATGTCAGAATTTTCACCTATCTTAGTGCTGCAAACATAACAAATAGACAAAATCTGACATGACAAAGGTAGCTATTAAAAACGAGAATATCACTTCTTTCGGAGGAATTTATCATATTATGGATGTCTTCTCAAAGTTGGGCTTTGAAAAACTCACAGAATCTGTATTGGGCAAACGTGGGTGTAGTGATAGGGCTTTTAGTCATGGAAGCATTTTCGGTTCTCTCTTCTTCAGCTACCTTTGTGGTGGAGAATGCCTTGAGGACATCAATGTGCTTATAGAACAGTTCAGACAGAGACCTGATACGCAATTACCTGGTGCCGACACAGTGGGGCGCGGACTGAAGGAGCTTGCCGAAGAGAATGTTGTCTATAAGAGCGAAACCTCCGGCAAATCTTA harbors:
- a CDS encoding carboxypeptidase-like regulatory domain-containing protein gives rise to the protein MNTNNNRRSILIIKFLMLSLCTFAQIKGIVREKDSNLPMEFVNVTLLSVSDSAFITGTTTDSLGMFIIPNTITNGIIKVSYIGCNTQFREIVPEDTLYNFFLQPNESLLKEVVVKGRTYLHTAKGIIANIASGPLAKLGNGLDVLSHLPFIINKNGNISVLGKGKPLIFINNRLVRNLSELNQINSSDIKRVEIITNPGAEYDATISAVIKIITSKPIGEGFGCLANAGLSLERNLSHYSGLNIKYRKNEFDFFCGFTI
- a CDS encoding TonB-dependent receptor domain-containing protein, producing MNLIFFADLRYNRTSSEAKQLSNRSFLTQQVNENIDMQTNAFSWNGSVGLNYEHRDKLAMGAIYKYTSLPNETFTTNDYVEVKYMGHLKDFISNDKRKSVIYSHYINSYFSYYFTKEAYLKVDFDYMNSSNESNQEYSLKSEEIHSKNHSNNMLYAYRAKVISPLFGGTLISGTDGAFTTNKNRYSILDGTTLQNSLLPTSNVAKQQLYSIFSEYEKTFGTHWDISMGIRFEYMNFNYYNNSNNSTKDSQKDKGFYPSAAINYKNDDVQMTLAYRYTTLRPSYFMLRNSVEYNNPYEYEGGTPNLLPQKTNMFSFSLGWKDFQVMANYSMMKNSTMYVYDRYNGSDTIAIFHTQNIKSSQTFDIALYYSPVWFKIWRPSFTIDFTKPFLVYNNSKYNKPIYSFVFDNIITLPKHFQIGADMSFNTCGNLDTDLAYYSQNFNCNVHCVKELFNEKLRLKFAVNNLFNTSREKWSKNTNNIILNKWNDANRCTFVFTASYQINPTKNKYRGEKSSNELNRL